Proteins encoded in a region of the Augochlora pura isolate Apur16 chromosome 4, APUR_v2.2.1, whole genome shotgun sequence genome:
- the Pez gene encoding protein tyrosine phosphatase non-receptor pez codes for MARQVKNISEANQNIKMPFKFHLKKSRQYNVVSKNQYVICVELLDTTSIECTLSIDSLGQECLDNVTQRLGLGQPEFFGLRYISQHDSPSPRWVDMDKPLKKQLEKEAKNFSLYLRVMYYVTDVQLIQDEMTRYHYYLQLKSDVLEGRFPCNSRQATLLASYSMQAEFGNYDAERHTMECLQQCTLFPKDVIQAEPGGLESQLHTAVCQYKNLLGVTQAASEELYISTVMQLEGYGNETFSTKDNSNNEVILGISINGIMVVYPSTQTTQFYRWKDISNVINHKKTFRIECQAEGEEAKQFVFSESRNAKYVWRLCIAQHTFYMQHQESRPLERPTNGYFI; via the exons ATGGCACGACAAGTGAAGAATATAAGTGAAG ctaatcaaaatattaaaatgccATTCAAATTTCATCTAAAGAAGAGTAGACAATACAATGTGGTGTCGAAGAATCAGTATGTGATCTGTGTAGAGCTTTTAGATACCACATCCATTGAATGCACATTGAGTATTGACAGTTTAGGCCAAGAGTGTCTTGACAATGTGACCCAGCGCCTAGGTTTAGGTCAGCCAGAATTCTTTGGACTTCGCTACATATCTCAACATGATTCCCCATCTCCAAGATGGGTAGACATGGACAAACCATTAAAAAAACAACTCGAGAAAGAGGCAAAAAATTTTAGCCTGTATTTAAGGGTCATGTACTATGTCACAGATGTGCAACTTATTCAAGATGAGATGACTAG gTACCATTATTACCTGCAACTGAAGAGTGATGTATTGGAAGGAAGATTCCCTTGTAACTCTAGGCAAGCTACTCTTTTAGCTAGTTATTCAATGCAAGCAGAATTTGGTAACTATGATGCAGAGAGACACACAATGGAGTGCCTACAGCAGTGCACATTATTCcctaaa gATGTTATTCAGGCAGAACCAGGTGGTCTAGAGTCTCAATTACACACTGCTGTGTGCCAATACAAAAATCTGCTTGGAGTTACACAAGCTGCATCAGAGGAATTGTACATATCTACTGTCATGCAATTAGAAGGATATGGCAATGAAACATTTTCCACCAAG GATAATAGCAATAATGAAGTGATACTAGGAATTTCCATAAACGGAATTATGGTCGTCTATCCAAGTACACAGACAACACAGTTCTATAG GTGGAAAGACATAAGCAACGTAATAAATCACAAGAAAACGTTCAGAATAGAGTGTCAGGCAGAGGGTGAAGAAGCAAAGCAGTTTGTATTTAGCGAATCTCGCAATGCCAAGTACGTGTGGCGTTTGTGCATAGCACAGCATACATTTTACATGCAGCATCAGGAATCGCGACCGTTAGAAAGACCAACTAATGGGTATTTT ATATGA
- the LOC144468344 gene encoding uncharacterized protein LOC144468344 has protein sequence MAGKVRKAPKRKGANGYKLPDPISPGEIVKDLKDNQWILGKSIGIGGFGEIYCAASYNGKTPKDYPNVIKIEPHGNGPLFVEMHFYLRNAKPDEINAWKKKKKLSRLGMPPFLGSGSHEYKSTKYRFIVLERYGTDLWKLFEQNNKEFPEHTVYKVAIQIINVLEYIHSRNYIHGDIKGANLLLDLKSPDQVYLVDFGLASRITTKDKYELDPKKAHNGTIEYVSRDGHMGVSTMRGDFEILGYNMIQWLNKSLLWEKDLSSPVIVQKQKENAFENMSEFLKKTFSGAVPNTIVRYMSELASMKFNDVPNYDKFKQILTEGLKQLSHKPDGKLEFESSPRKREALKSTTPSKSKKLTTDNNRKSPRTKKPIYIEVESDEESRIRIVRRTKKTNSDSINEKVENDQAENDNESDEEFRIKIIKKGKKTDSKTLSGRTAKVNYQDENEDESDEVLPKKTIKRTKKTNSPSISGRAAKVNYQDENEDDSDEVLSKKTAKKTKKINSPTASGRTAKVNYQDENEDDSDEVLSKKTAKKTKTINSPQRTAEVNYQNENENESDEDLFTKTVKGTQKTKSPIVSGRFAKANYLEENEDDSDEDMFTKTVKRTNKTNSDTVRGRTARVNYQERNEDDSDEELPMKTTKKTKKSNSKSVNKKRLKVNDQGDSLNT, from the exons ATGGCGGGCAAAGTAAGAAAAGCGCCAAAAAGAAAAGGAGCAAATGGATATAAATTACCAGATCCAATATCGCCTGGTGAGATAGTCAAAGATTTAAAAGACAATCAATGGATTCTTGGCAAATCGATTGGTATTGGAGGATTTGGCGAAATTTATTGTG CTGCTTCTTACAATGGGAAAACTCCAAAGGATTATccaaatgtaattaaaatt GAACCACATGGGAATGGACCATTGTTCGtggaaatgcatttttatttgagaaatgCCAAACCTGATGAGA ttaatgcttggaaaaagaagaagaaactttCAAGACTTGGTATGCCTCCATTTCTTGGCTCTGGAAGTCATGAATACAAAAGTACAAAGTACAGATTCATAGTATTGGAACGATATGGTACGGATTTGTGGAAGTTGTTTGAACAAAATAACAAAGAGTTTCCAGAACATACAGTGTACAAAGTAGCTATACAAATA ATAAATGTATTAGAATACATTCACTCCAGAAACTATATACATGGAGACATAAAAGGGGCAAACTTACTGTTGGATCTGAAGTCACCAGATCAAGTTTATTTGGTAGATTTTGGTTTGGCATCCCGTATCACAACAAAAGATAAATATGAACTAGATCCAAAAAAAGCTCATAATGGAACCATTGAATATGTTAGTCGAGATGGTCACATGGGAG TGTCAACAATGCGTGgtgattttgaaattttggGTTACAATATGATTCAATGGTTAAACAAGTCTCTCCTATGGGAGAAAGACTTGTCAAGTCCAGTTATAGTGCAAAAGCAGAAGGAAAAtgcatttgaaaatatgtCAGAGTTTTTGAAGAAAACATTCAGTGGAGCTGTTCCAAATACTATAGTTAGATATATGTCCGAGTTAGCAAGTATGAAGTTCAATGATGTTCCAAATTATGACAAATTTAAGCAGATATTAACAGAGGGCTTAAAGCAATTATCGCATAAACCGGAtggaaaattagaatttgaaAGTAGTCCACGTAAACGCGAGGCTTTAAAATCTACTACTCCATCGAAATCAAAAAAGCTAACTACAGACAATAATCGAAAATCGCCGCGAACAAAAAAGCCAATATATATTGAAGTAGAATCCGATGAAGAATCGCGAATAAGAATAGTTAGAAGAACGAAGAAAACTAACTCTGATTCCATAAacgaaaaagtagaaaatgaTCAGGCTGAAAATGATAACGAATCTGATGAAGagtttcgtataaaaataattaaaaaagggaagaaaactGATTCTAAAACCTTAAGTGGGAGAACAGCAAAAGTGAATTATCAGGATGAAAATGAGGATGAATCTGATGAAGTCTTACctaagaaaacaattaaaagaacgaaaaaaaCTAATTCTCCTTCCATAAGCGGGAGAGCGGCAAAGGTGAATTATCAGGATGAAAATGAAGATGACTCTGATGAAGTCTTATCTAAGAAAACAGCTaaaaagacaaagaaaattaattctcctaCCGCAAGCGGGAGAACAGCAAAGGTGAATTATCAGGATGAAAACGAAGATGACTCTGATGAAGTCTTATCTAAGAAAACAGCTAAAAAGACAAAGACAATTAATTCCCCACAGAGAACAGCAGAGGTGAATTATCAGAATGAAAATGAGAATGAATCTGATGAAGACTTATTTACGAAAACAGTTAAAGGAACACAGAAAACTAAATCCCCTATCGTAAGCGGGAGATTTGCAAAGGCAAATTATCTGGAAGAAAATGAGGATGATTCTGATGAAGATATGTTTACGAAAACAgttaaaagaacaaataaaactaattctGATACCGTACGCGGAAGAACAGCAAGGGTGAATTATCAGGAAAGAAATGAAGATGACTCTGACGAAGAATTACCTATGAAAACAACaaaaaagacaaagaaaaGTAATTCTAAATCTGTAAACAAGAAAAGATTAAAGGTGAATGATCAGGGCGACAGTTTGAACACCTAA